One genomic region from Planifilum fulgidum encodes:
- a CDS encoding phosphatidylglycerophosphatase A family protein: MEKRRVHSREVKEAALRRLRERGVTIEEIAEIVYRMQAPYCETLTLDHCIESVLAVLEKREIQHAILVGIELDQLAEKKALSEPLQSLVEGDEGLFGCDETLALGSVFGYGSIAVTTFGHLDKHKIGVIGRLDTKKNGKVHTFLDDLVASIAASASSRLAHRLRDEEEQLEAEELRDRSAG, encoded by the coding sequence ATGGAAAAAAGACGCGTTCACAGCCGGGAAGTGAAGGAGGCCGCCTTGAGGCGGCTGAGAGAACGGGGAGTGACGATCGAGGAGATTGCCGAGATCGTTTACCGGATGCAGGCTCCCTATTGCGAGACTTTGACGCTGGATCATTGCATCGAGAGCGTGCTGGCGGTCCTGGAGAAAAGGGAGATCCAGCATGCGATTCTCGTCGGGATCGAATTGGATCAATTGGCGGAAAAAAAGGCATTGTCCGAACCCCTTCAATCGCTCGTCGAAGGGGATGAGGGACTGTTTGGCTGCGATGAAACCCTGGCCCTGGGTTCGGTTTTCGGTTACGGCAGCATTGCCGTCACCACCTTCGGCCATCTGGACAAACACAAGATCGGGGTCATCGGTAGGTTGGACACCAAGAAGAACGGGAAAGTCCACACGTTTTTGGACGACTTGGTGGCCAGCATCGCCGCTTCGGCTTCCAGCCGCTTGGCCCACCGGCTGAGGGATGAGGAGGAGCAGCTGGAGGCGGAGGAGTTGAGGGACAGAAGCGCTGGCTGA
- a CDS encoding GNAT family N-acetyltransferase has translation MEIRVITAKKEEEKNAALALRRDVFVREQQVPESLEQDEWDETATHFLAYVSDAAVGTARFRLIAPKVAKVERVAVLPRYRGRGIGRALMETVERHAAESGVSEIVLHSQDHAVPFYEKLGYRVQGAPFMDAGIPHRKMSKRLSGKSTSPLQGK, from the coding sequence ATGGAGATCCGGGTCATCACGGCGAAAAAGGAAGAGGAAAAAAACGCCGCCCTCGCCCTGCGACGGGACGTATTCGTCAGGGAACAGCAGGTTCCCGAATCGCTGGAGCAGGATGAGTGGGATGAAACCGCCACCCATTTTCTAGCTTATGTTTCGGACGCCGCGGTGGGCACCGCCCGCTTTCGCCTCATCGCTCCAAAGGTGGCCAAAGTGGAAAGGGTGGCCGTCCTCCCCCGTTACCGCGGGCGAGGAATCGGCCGCGCGCTGATGGAAACGGTCGAACGCCACGCCGCCGAATCGGGGGTTTCGGAAATCGTCCTTCACTCCCAAGACCATGCGGTTCCCTTTTACGAAAAATTGGGATATCGGGTTCAGGGCGCTCCCTTTATGGATGCGGGCATCCCTCACCGGAAAATGTCCAAGCGGCTTTCGGGAAAGTCAACCTCTCCGCTTCAGGGCAAGTAA
- a CDS encoding PHP domain-containing protein produces MNRADLHTHTTASDGQYSPEELVRAAREAGLAAVAVTDHDTVAGVERAMKAGAKWGVDVIPGVEISTLAEGKEIHVLGYFPGEIGRDFAEKLRSLREVRLKRNEMMVNKLRELGIPITMEEVLAKKREQAPEANVGRPHIAEVLVDKGIVSSIDEAFKRFLGKGGAAYCTPRRISPIEAIRWISEAGGVPVLAHPGIYGDDELVESLIRNGLAGLEAYHPDHDPEAERRYEALAEKHRLIVTGGSDFHGERHGIPYHGPLGSRTVERDRVEALLALKRRG; encoded by the coding sequence GTGAACCGAGCCGATCTTCACACACACACCACGGCCTCCGACGGGCAATATTCGCCGGAGGAGCTGGTGCGCGCGGCCCGGGAAGCCGGGTTGGCCGCCGTCGCCGTGACGGATCACGACACGGTGGCCGGGGTGGAGCGAGCGATGAAGGCGGGGGCGAAATGGGGGGTCGATGTCATTCCCGGAGTGGAAATCAGCACCCTCGCGGAAGGAAAGGAAATCCACGTTTTGGGCTATTTTCCGGGGGAAATCGGCCGGGATTTCGCCGAGAAGCTTCGCTCGCTCCGGGAAGTCCGCCTAAAGCGGAATGAAATGATGGTGAACAAGTTGAGGGAGCTGGGGATTCCGATCACGATGGAGGAAGTGTTGGCCAAAAAGCGGGAACAGGCGCCGGAGGCGAACGTGGGTCGGCCCCACATCGCGGAAGTGCTGGTCGACAAAGGGATCGTGTCATCGATCGATGAAGCCTTCAAGCGCTTCCTGGGAAAAGGGGGAGCGGCCTACTGCACGCCGCGTCGCATCTCCCCCATCGAGGCCATCCGGTGGATCTCCGAGGCGGGGGGCGTTCCCGTTCTGGCCCACCCGGGAATTTATGGGGACGACGAACTGGTTGAGTCGCTCATCCGAAACGGTCTCGCGGGGCTGGAGGCTTATCACCCGGATCATGACCCGGAAGCGGAACGGCGTTATGAGGCCTTGGCCGAAAAACACCGGTTGATCGTTACCGGGGGGTCCGATTTTCACGGAGAACGCCACGGCATTCCCTATCACGGCCCTCTCGGAAGCCGCACCGTTGAAAGGGACCGGGTGGAAGCTTTACTTGCCCTGAAGCGGAGAGGTTGA